One bacterium genomic region harbors:
- a CDS encoding WG repeat-containing protein, whose translation MNVLFNTRNLTSLIPFIVLMMLNCQQNKTVEEKKLFPICQNNHWGFIDETGKIVIVPKFNFADDFFEGLARIEIDHKWGYVDKTGRIVIEPEFNGVDNFSEGFGEVRKDFKSGYINKTGEYVINPQFDQAGRFSEGLAVVLISQKWGYIDKSGKFVIEPQFERADLFKEGLAMVMIHNKWGYINKSGKFVIKPKFKHCLFFSEGMAMVWSGHKFGFIDTTGKFIIKPKFDGALYFSESLAVVRVGDKYGYIDRSGELVIKPQFDLAFPFSDGLATAKIGDKWGYIDKTGEFIINPQFDEIRSFSDGLARVKIDNKWCYIDKTGKFIWNPTN comes from the coding sequence ATGAACGTATTATTTAATACAAGAAATTTGACTTCGTTGATTCCATTCATAGTTTTAATGATGTTAAACTGCCAACAAAATAAGACAGTTGAAGAAAAAAAATTATTCCCTATTTGCCAAAATAATCATTGGGGTTTTATCGACGAGACCGGTAAAATTGTCATCGTTCCGAAGTTTAATTTTGCCGATGATTTTTTTGAAGGATTAGCACGTATTGAAATCGACCATAAGTGGGGCTATGTTGATAAAACTGGCAGAATTGTCATCGAACCTGAGTTTAATGGTGTCGATAATTTTTCTGAGGGATTTGGAGAAGTCAGGAAAGATTTTAAAAGTGGTTATATAAATAAGACTGGCGAGTATGTCATCAACCCCCAATTTGACCAAGCCGGAAGGTTTAGTGAAGGTTTAGCAGTAGTTCTGATTAGTCAAAAGTGGGGCTATATTGACAAGTCAGGCAAATTTGTTATTGAACCTCAGTTTGAACGTGCTGATTTGTTTAAAGAGGGGCTGGCAATGGTTATGATTCATAACAAATGGGGCTATATAAATAAATCCGGCAAATTTGTTATTAAGCCCAAGTTTAAGCATTGTCTGTTTTTTTCCGAAGGAATGGCAATGGTGTGGTCAGGTCATAAGTTTGGTTTTATTGATACAACTGGCAAATTTATTATCAAACCCAAGTTTGACGGTGCTCTATATTTTTCTGAAAGTCTTGCAGTGGTCAGGGTAGGTGATAAATATGGTTATATAGATAGGTCTGGCGAATTGGTGATTAAACCCCAGTTTGACCTCGCTTTTCCTTTTTCTGATGGTCTGGCAACAGCAAAGATAGGTGATAAGTGGGGTTATATCGACAAAACCGGGGAATTTATCATCAATCCCCAGTTCGATGAAATCAGAAGTTTTTCCGATGGATTGGCAAGAGTCAAGATTGACAATAAATGGTGTTACATTGATAAAACCGGAAAATTTA
- a CDS encoding DUF86 domain-containing protein: protein MTFKEYGDYVQDILDAILELESFTRGLSFRDFEGDKKTVNAVIRSMEIIGEAAKNIPSTIKDKYPDVPWKKMAGMRDKLIHEYFGVDLDIVWDSATKEIPAVKPLIEKILKKMK, encoded by the coding sequence ATGACGTTCAAGGAATACGGCGATTATGTCCAGGATATTCTGGACGCCATACTGGAATTGGAGAGTTTCACGCGAGGATTAAGCTTTCGCGATTTCGAGGGCGATAAAAAGACAGTCAATGCGGTAATAAGAAGCATGGAAATCATTGGTGAAGCGGCAAAAAACATACCATCCACAATAAAAGATAAATATCCGGATGTCCCGTGGAAAAAAATGGCAGGTATGCGTGATAAACTCATTCATGAATATTTCGGCGTCGACCTGGACATTGTCTGGGATTCGGCAACCAAGGAAATACCTGCTGTGAAACCACTGATTGAGAAAATTCTAAAGAAAATGAAGTAG
- a CDS encoding nucleotidyltransferase family protein produces MAKIEAIKQKIEKQKSFIMERYNVKSIGIFGSYARGEERTDGDIDILVEFQQPIGIFAFMDLEEYLTVLIGIKVDLVSKKALKPRIGKHILQEVVYV; encoded by the coding sequence ATGGCAAAAATCGAAGCGATCAAGCAGAAAATAGAAAAGCAGAAATCTTTTATCATGGAGCGATACAACGTTAAGAGTATTGGCATATTCGGTTCATATGCCCGCGGTGAAGAACGAACAGACGGTGATATTGATATTCTTGTCGAGTTTCAACAACCGATAGGGATTTTCGCTTTTATGGACCTGGAGGAATACCTTACTGTCCTGATAGGCATCAAGGTCGATCTCGTTTCCAAAAAAGCGCTTAAGCCGCGAATCGGCAAGCATATACTGCAAGAGGTAGTCTACGTATGA
- a CDS encoding MBL fold metallo-hydrolase — MTCLLIVLSALACYGQKQGIYPVKVRKINDKVIICNCLGVNVAAIAASKGLVIIDTNRSPGIMEDIKKIIKKEFKRNDFLYVINTHGHWDHASGNQVFPGSIIIGHKKCPEFLKRNPATALTTISSLGHRLSLYKNRSQKLNKKSTEAKALVADIRSLEMLIRDLKDNYSVTPPGRTFTDSVTLDAGDMTLKLFYCGNAHTDNDIFIFIPEQKMLFSGDVFSSRSSFSFSVNVINDIPRVIAAIDRILTDGSGVEYVITGHGQSDLSGSDLGNLKGSLQEQYLELDSARSAALVLKKLLLDQDGETAIQKYKTFRKNAGARYCFSENEFSLVAWQLLWTGSIDKAIRAFRTMTDEFPASALAPDNLAEAFMQNSDIDSAVKYYNRSLQLYPGNINAQEILKLLGK, encoded by the coding sequence ATGACATGCTTGCTGATCGTGTTGTCGGCGCTCGCATGTTATGGCCAAAAGCAGGGTATTTATCCGGTCAAGGTGCGCAAGATCAATGACAAAGTCATCATCTGCAATTGTCTCGGCGTAAACGTCGCGGCCATTGCGGCGAGCAAGGGCCTGGTGATCATCGATACCAATCGCTCGCCCGGGATAATGGAAGACATAAAGAAGATCATAAAAAAAGAATTTAAAAGAAATGATTTCCTGTATGTCATTAATACCCACGGGCACTGGGACCACGCTTCGGGTAACCAGGTTTTCCCGGGATCGATCATTATCGGTCATAAAAAATGTCCCGAGTTCCTGAAACGGAATCCGGCGACAGCGCTTACCACCATCTCGTCCCTCGGACACCGGCTATCGCTTTATAAAAACAGATCGCAGAAGCTGAACAAAAAATCGACCGAAGCAAAAGCGCTCGTTGCCGATATCCGCAGCCTTGAAATGCTGATCCGAGACCTTAAAGATAATTACTCGGTGACTCCGCCCGGCAGAACATTTACCGACAGCGTGACGCTCGATGCCGGCGATATGACGCTTAAACTCTTTTACTGCGGGAACGCCCACACCGACAATGATATCTTTATTTTTATCCCGGAACAAAAAATGTTATTTTCGGGCGACGTGTTTTCCAGCCGCAGCAGTTTTTCTTTCAGCGTGAACGTTATAAACGACATCCCGCGAGTGATCGCCGCGATCGACCGGATACTGACCGATGGTTCGGGCGTGGAATATGTCATAACCGGCCATGGACAATCAGATCTGTCCGGCAGCGACCTGGGAAATCTCAAGGGATCACTGCAAGAACAGTATCTTGAACTTGACAGCGCGCGGTCGGCGGCGCTGGTTTTGAAAAAATTACTGCTGGATCAGGACGGCGAGACAGCTATCCAGAAATACAAGACCTTCCGGAAAAATGCCGGGGCTCGATATTGTTTTTCCGAAAATGAGTTCTCCCTTGTGGCCTGGCAATTGCTGTGGACCGGCTCGATTGACAAGGCGATACGAGCGTTTCGGACGATGACCGATGAATTCCCAGCTTCTGCCCTGGCACCCGATAACCTGGCAGAAGCCTTTATGCAAAACAGTGATATTGATTCAGCGGTGAAATATTATAACAGGTCTCTGCAGTTATACCCTGGCAACATCAACGCGCAGGAAATCCTGAAACTGCTCGGTAAATAA
- a CDS encoding hemolysin family protein — protein MEIIIIALLILLNGLFALAEIAFVASSESRLREIAFDQGNKKAQQVLELRKDPDKFLSTIQVSITLIGVIAGAYSGLTLAGALSRLIVHIPVAFISHYAYLISLVLLVLVVTYFTIVFGELIPKTFALRNAEMLIIRLVNIIRVFSILLYPFVAILSFSIKLFFKIAGIPKTAKDQELDMVKQILGATRVAVIEHKIEKEQEKIIKNAIRINQIKVHEIMVPKENIKYLYSDMSLLDALLEAHVHQHTRYPVLDKKTNETIGYINFKDIINVLKFNPREPSLLSICRPLIKFNDQEYIVAALKTMIRNFQHIGLVTDAKKETTELGLITQEDIIEVLVGDISGELDLMPDYLYKIARDRYIAGGKIKLSELNSKVSSSIPVSTPDQDISLNDWLQEQLDHNVKTDSRVRANGVQFIIKKLRHSQIHEVIIDLSK, from the coding sequence ATGGAAATAATCATTATCGCGCTTCTGATCCTGCTCAATGGTCTGTTCGCCCTGGCCGAGATCGCGTTTGTCGCGTCCAGCGAGAGCCGGCTCAGGGAGATCGCGTTCGACCAGGGCAATAAAAAAGCCCAGCAGGTTCTCGAACTTCGCAAGGATCCGGATAAGTTTCTATCGACGATCCAAGTCAGCATAACCCTGATCGGCGTCATTGCCGGCGCGTACAGCGGCCTGACTCTGGCGGGCGCTCTCAGCCGGCTTATCGTGCATATCCCCGTGGCGTTCATCAGCCATTACGCATACCTGATATCACTGGTCCTCCTGGTGCTGGTCGTCACTTATTTTACGATCGTATTCGGCGAGCTTATACCCAAGACCTTTGCCCTGCGTAACGCAGAGATGCTGATCATCCGGCTGGTCAATATCATCCGGGTGTTTTCCATACTACTGTACCCTTTTGTCGCGATTTTAAGTTTTTCCATAAAATTGTTCTTCAAGATCGCGGGCATCCCGAAAACTGCCAAAGACCAGGAGCTTGACATGGTCAAGCAGATCCTGGGCGCCACGAGAGTGGCTGTGATCGAGCACAAGATCGAGAAAGAGCAGGAAAAGATCATCAAGAACGCGATCCGGATCAACCAGATAAAAGTCCACGAGATCATGGTCCCGAAGGAAAACATCAAGTATCTTTACTCGGACATGAGCCTCCTGGACGCCCTGCTTGAGGCGCACGTGCACCAGCATACGCGGTACCCGGTGCTGGACAAAAAGACAAACGAAACGATCGGCTATATCAATTTCAAGGACATCATCAACGTGCTCAAATTCAACCCCCGCGAGCCGTCGCTTTTGTCTATTTGCCGGCCTTTAATAAAATTTAATGACCAGGAATACATCGTCGCCGCGCTCAAGACCATGATCAGGAATTTCCAGCATATCGGTCTCGTTACGGACGCGAAGAAGGAAACAACCGAACTGGGTTTGATCACGCAGGAGGACATCATCGAGGTGCTGGTCGGCGATATCAGCGGTGAACTGGACCTTATGCCCGATTACTTGTACAAGATCGCCCGGGACCGTTATATTGCCGGCGGCAAGATAAAACTGTCCGAGCTGAATTCCAAAGTATCATCATCGATACCGGTGTCGACACCAGACCAGGATATCTCCCTGAATGATTGGCTCCAGGAGCAGCTGGATCACAACGTGAAGACCGATTCCCGGGTCAGGGCCAACGGCGTGCAGTTCATTATCAAAAAGCTCCGTCATTCACAGATCCATGAAGTGATCATCGATTTGTCAAAATGA